A portion of the Schistocerca americana isolate TAMUIC-IGC-003095 chromosome 10, iqSchAmer2.1, whole genome shotgun sequence genome contains these proteins:
- the LOC124552243 gene encoding piggyBac transposable element-derived protein 4-like, with translation MSRRGLRDEEIERLLCEIPSDEDSTVDTTDDESDYEASIVAEAIVSSEGEVSESEEESESTPPKRAADTAPTWGQQFNATSGMQFDSESGPSAFIRDIDDPEPIDIFEKIFPKELVELIVFQTNLYATQSGKSFTPTTDNEIRTFLGINILMGIKRMPAYRDYWSSAPELHDRYIASLMAVNRFGWLLRNIHLNDNTLHPEKGHPGYDKLYKLRPVIKILSESFSKCYQPSKHLAIDESMIKFKGRNSMKQYMRDKPIKRGYKVWMLCDKTSYNLKFDIYTGKVGDTVQTGLGEHVVLSLSSELVNKGHYLYFDNYFNSYNLLAGLQQRNIYACGTVQPTRKHLPKLKTDKELSRGEFDWRVSNCGILYLKWKDKRAVHLLSNFHSPEVTTVTRRERDGSRIELPCPQAVMDYNAHMNNVDKFDQLKKSYEISRRSKKWWHRIFFHLLDVSIVNSYIIWKELGDREKMTAKVFRMSILQSLVTQKTPLRPSRLHESQVHVKKNKPYVSSRQRLDNSSHQPERTTARRCAKCSTKKKQVRTFWMCAECKVPLCLSKTKRCFQDFHKKE, from the coding sequence atgtcaagaagaggcttacgagatgaagaaatcgaacgattattgtgtgaaattccatcagacgaggattccactgttgacaccacagatgacgaatctgattatgaagcaagcattgttgcggaggctattgtgtcgtctgaaggcgaagtttcagagagcgaggaagaaagtgagtccactccgccaaaacgcgctgctgacacagcgccaacttggggacaacaattcaatgctacctcaggaatgcagttcgacagtgaatcaggaccaagtgcttttattagggacattgatgatccagaacctatcgatatattcgaaaaaatatttccaaaagagctagttgagctaatcgttttccaaacaaatttatatgcgacgcaatctggcaagtctttcactccaacaactgacaatgaaatacgaactttcctgggaatcaacattttgatgggtataaagcgtatgccagcatacagagactactggtctagtgccccagaacttcatgatcgttatattgcatctctgatggcagtaaatcggtttggatggttactgaggaacattcatctgaatgataacacattgcatccagaaaaaggacacccaggttatgacaaactgtacaagctgcgaccagtgatcaagatactatctgaatctttttccaagtgttaccaacccagcaaacacctagcaattgatgagtcaatgatcaaattcaaaggccgcaacagtatgaaacaatacatgagagataaacccataaagcgtggttacaaagtgtggatgctgtgtgacaagacctcttacaacttgaaatttgatatttacaccggaaaagtaggtgacacagtgcaaacaggccttggggagcatgtagtgctgagtttgtcctctgaactcgtaaataaaggccattatctttatttcgacaactatttcaatagctataacttgttggctggtttacagcagagaaacatatatgcctgtgggacagttcaaccaacaaggaaacatttacccaaattaaaaacagacaaagaattaagcagaggtgaatttgactggagggtcagcaactgtggcatcctctacttgaagtggaaagataagagagctgttcatctcctttcaaattttcacagtcctgaagttactacagtgactcgccgtgaaagagatggttcacgcatagagctaccttgtcctcaagcagtgatggattacaatgcacacatgaacaatgtcgacaagttcgaccaactgaaaaaatcatatgaaataagccggagaagtaaaaagtggtggcaccgaatattctttcacctgcttgatgtcagtatcgtcaacagctatataatttggaaggaactaggcgatagagaaaaaatgactgccaaagtcttcaggatgagtatcctgcaaagcttagtaacccagaaaacaccattgaggccatctagacttcatgagagtcaagtccacgtaaagaaaaacaagccatatgtttcctcacgccagcgtctcgacaattcatcccaccagccagagcgtactaccgccagacgttgtgcgaaatgcagtacaaaaaagaagcaagtgcgcactttctggatgtgcgctgaatgcaaagtgcctttgtgccttagcaaaacaaaaaggtgctttcaagattttcacaaaaaggaataa